Proteins from one Syntrophorhabdaceae bacterium genomic window:
- a CDS encoding molybdopterin-dependent oxidoreductase, which yields MKSILRKIAKFDRISRSLLRTVLFGLVIMLKLTARKYPHFHERLCEKDLTVQLKLRGEPLGRYYILRNGNLRSSAGIYHNPDVTIWFESPPIALELLVPHRDQLAMTNAMKNFQIGLEGPEELSSWFLETLSIMLSAGLKYGTDVGKGVMRYTSNTNGGPVFVYVKEGRIVRITPIEFDDKDAPPWSVNARGRTFTPPRRTTISPHALVFKSMIYSPDRLLYPMKRVDFEPHGALNPQNRGVSGYERISWEEALDIVADEIKRVKKEHGPGAILNGSGSHHLWGILGYWLSARLRFFNNIGWTPVGHNPDSWEGWYWGALHHWGQSMHLGAPESYGTVEDCLKECEMIVFWSSDPESTSGVYAAFEGTVRRQWLKELGVKMVHIDPFYNHTAALFGGKWLAPRPATGNSLALAIAYVWITEGLYDKKYVAERTQGFDRWKEYVLGKDDGIPKTPEWQEGEAGIPAKDVRALAREWGSKKTYLAAGGLSGFGSACRDATGNEWARSMVCLMAMQGLGKPGVNMGSAQQGTPIDTSFYFPGYAEGGLSGDIAGTALGVSLYVRMPQLPTVNTVYQMVPRLRIPEAILDGHTHGYPTDPKTIEGQFRRYDYPAPGYSTIKMYYKYGGSHLGTMCESNRYAAMYRSDNLEFVVNQSIWFEGEAKFADIILPACTNFERWDISEFANCGGYIQHSFNQCNHRVAVIQHKCIEPLGESKSDFQIFLELAKRLGFGIMFSEGATEYDWCRRLFDATDLRKAISWDEFLKKGYYVIPAPREELRAPVSFRSFAEDRLKDTPEIAPLPADYTEQVFKGLQTQSGKIEFVCSSLERFDPDDPERPVMTKYIPAWEGHHTTDLYAKYPLQLITPHPRYSFHTMGDGKQSWINDIEDHRVLIDGYYYWIARMNPHDAKTRSIKNHDLVRVFNDRGSVICAAQITERVGPGTIHSYEGSAVYDPIGEPGKSADRGGCMNILTPARPIIKKSHSIAANSCLVEIEKWQIQR from the coding sequence GTGCAACTGAAACTAAGAGGCGAGCCGCTAGGGCGATACTACATCCTAAGAAACGGCAATCTCCGCTCCTCAGCCGGTATATATCATAACCCTGACGTAACGATATGGTTCGAGAGCCCCCCAATCGCTTTAGAGTTGCTTGTTCCTCACAGAGACCAACTTGCGATGACCAACGCTATGAAGAACTTCCAGATAGGCCTTGAGGGTCCGGAGGAACTGAGCAGTTGGTTTCTGGAAACCTTAAGTATCATGCTCAGCGCCGGCCTCAAGTATGGCACGGATGTGGGCAAGGGCGTCATGCGGTACACGAGTAATACTAACGGAGGCCCTGTATTTGTCTATGTAAAGGAAGGCAGGATTGTAAGGATCACACCTATAGAGTTCGACGACAAGGATGCACCCCCTTGGAGCGTCAACGCCAGGGGCAGAACTTTTACACCTCCTCGCAGAACAACGATATCACCTCATGCGCTCGTATTTAAGTCCATGATCTATTCTCCGGATAGGCTCCTCTATCCCATGAAGCGTGTTGACTTTGAGCCTCACGGTGCGCTAAACCCACAGAACCGGGGTGTATCCGGTTATGAAAGAATAAGCTGGGAAGAGGCCCTCGATATTGTGGCAGACGAAATCAAACGAGTGAAAAAGGAACACGGGCCCGGCGCCATCTTGAATGGGAGTGGTTCCCACCATCTTTGGGGGATCCTTGGCTACTGGCTTTCAGCTCGCTTGAGGTTCTTCAACAATATTGGATGGACGCCCGTGGGTCATAACCCTGACAGCTGGGAAGGCTGGTATTGGGGCGCTTTGCATCATTGGGGCCAGAGTATGCACCTTGGAGCGCCGGAAAGCTATGGCACGGTCGAGGATTGTTTGAAGGAATGTGAAATGATTGTCTTCTGGTCGAGCGATCCCGAATCAACAAGTGGCGTCTATGCCGCTTTCGAAGGGACCGTACGTCGCCAGTGGCTCAAAGAATTGGGCGTGAAAATGGTTCACATCGATCCATTTTACAATCACACGGCGGCGCTCTTCGGCGGGAAGTGGTTGGCCCCGAGACCGGCTACGGGCAATTCCCTCGCCCTTGCGATTGCCTATGTATGGATTACGGAAGGTCTCTACGACAAGAAATATGTTGCAGAACGCACGCAGGGCTTCGACCGTTGGAAAGAGTATGTGCTTGGTAAGGACGATGGTATTCCCAAAACCCCGGAATGGCAGGAAGGAGAGGCAGGTATTCCCGCAAAAGACGTTCGCGCTTTAGCACGGGAGTGGGGATCTAAGAAGACGTATCTGGCGGCCGGTGGCCTTTCAGGCTTCGGCAGCGCCTGTCGAGACGCTACGGGCAATGAGTGGGCCCGGTCCATGGTCTGTCTCATGGCCATGCAGGGGCTCGGCAAGCCCGGGGTCAACATGGGAAGCGCCCAGCAAGGCACACCCATAGACACCAGCTTTTACTTCCCCGGTTATGCCGAAGGAGGTCTGTCCGGAGACATAGCCGGCACGGCCCTTGGGGTCAGCCTCTATGTCCGCATGCCCCAACTCCCCACGGTCAATACGGTCTATCAAATGGTGCCCCGGCTCCGTATACCTGAAGCTATACTCGATGGGCACACCCACGGCTATCCGACCGACCCCAAAACCATCGAAGGGCAGTTCAGACGATATGACTATCCGGCGCCGGGGTATTCGACGATAAAAATGTACTACAAATACGGGGGTTCTCATTTGGGTACTATGTGCGAGAGCAACCGCTATGCCGCCATGTATCGTTCAGATAACCTTGAGTTCGTGGTAAACCAATCTATCTGGTTTGAAGGTGAAGCGAAGTTTGCCGACATCATCCTGCCTGCCTGTACCAATTTTGAACGATGGGACATTAGCGAATTTGCCAATTGCGGGGGCTATATCCAGCACAGTTTCAACCAATGTAACCATCGTGTGGCCGTGATCCAACATAAGTGCATAGAGCCACTGGGCGAATCCAAATCGGACTTCCAGATTTTTCTGGAACTTGCCAAAAGATTGGGCTTTGGTATCATGTTCTCCGAGGGTGCCACCGAGTACGATTGGTGCAGGCGACTGTTTGATGCGACAGACCTGCGAAAGGCAATCTCATGGGATGAGTTCTTGAAGAAGGGATACTACGTTATCCCGGCCCCGAGGGAAGAGTTAAGGGCGCCCGTCTCTTTCCGGTCCTTTGCCGAGGACCGGCTCAAAGATACCCCGGAGATCGCGCCGTTGCCGGCCGACTACACGGAACAGGTATTCAAGGGCCTGCAGACCCAGTCGGGAAAAATCGAATTCGTCTGTTCCAGTTTGGAGCGTTTCGATCCCGATGACCCGGAAAGGCCGGTCATGACCAAGTACATACCTGCCTGGGAGGGTCATCATACCACGGATCTGTATGCAAAATATCCCCTTCAGTTGATCACGCCACACCCGAGATACAGTTTTCATACCATGGGTGATGGTAAACAGAGCTGGATAAACGACATTGAGGATCATCGTGTGCTCATCGATGGCTACTATTATTGGATTGCGCGGATGAATCCCCATGATGCGAAAACGCGGTCGATTAAGAACCACGATCTCGTAAGAGTATTCAATGATCGGGGCTCAGTGATCTGCGCAGCGCAGATTACTGAACGAGTTGGTCCGGGTACAATACACTCTTATGAAGGATCGGCAGTCTATGATCCGATCGGTGAACCTGGAAAATCTGCGGACCGAGGAGGGTGCATGAATATACTGACCCCGGCTCGTCCCATCATCAAGAAGTCGCACAGCATTGCAGCAAACTCATGTCTCGTGGAGATCGAGAAGTGGCAGATTCAGAGATGA